The sequence aaaacaggggtgaattatatacaaagaaacttggtgtaattgttaacaaagtattaaaaccttgggttacacgcaatcgatatcctggtgtaattattaaacaaagtattaaaaccttgttacagtttaagtccccaattagttgaaatatttgacttcggatataatgatgatttgacgaggacactcgcattttaaatttatgaccgatggaccgttatggacaaaaaccagacggacatattaaataatccaggacaaaggacaattaacccatgtgaataaactaaaaatcaacacgtcaaacatcatgattacggaaatttaaataatcataatttcttttatttcatatttaattgcacttttaattatcgcacttttatttattgtcattgtatttaattgcacttttaattatcgtactctttaattatcgcaattttattttatcgcacttttatttatcgcaatttcattattgttatttactttacgctttaaattaagttgtatttatttttaatattttacattaggttttaactgcgactaaaagttttaaaatcgacaaacctgtcattaaacggtaaaaaccccctttttataataataatattacttatatatatatatatatatatatatatatatatatatatatatatatatatatatatatatatatatatatatatatttgtatttttataagttaaactaatatagcgttaagcttgtttaaaagattccctgtggaacgaaccggacttactaaaaactacactactgtacgattaggtacactgcctataagtgttgtagcaaggtttaggtatatccattctataaataaataaatatcttgtgtaaaattgtatcatatttaatagtatttcgttacaaaaataatactatttcctagtacacctcgcacacatcagagtCCATTGATGACTTGGGGAAACTTGAACCCAGTTCCTATAGTGTTGAATATGAAGTGATTTCTTCACTTTTACGGTGCCTCCAAATTTCATCCTCACGACTCCCAAACACGATTTTGGACGTGTGTTAGTCCAATATTTGTTTGGGCACCTCTTGATCAAGTGCTTGAAACAGGCAGTACTTGATTCGATGATCTTTCATTGTAAGTCTATCAAGTTGTTTCTCTTGTGCCTCATTCAACACAACACCTACTCTTAGCTCTCGAAAGCTTCGCTCTACTATATGCCACAAACCTTGAACGTAGTAAATTCTTCGTAAGTTCACTCCAATGAACTTAATGAACATTTAAGTGGGGAATTCTTGCAAGGGTCTTCTCTTCAGTCATTTTGCTAAATGCGTGTTTTTATGAACTTTTATTGTTTATGTGTAGatagatgtatttcgggtggtaattgaTGATGTTAAATTCTTATCCTCAAATTATATGGATCATTCACATCCATATTCATGTATATCAATTTAGATAATCCATATTCATTGTAAATGGATACGTGGAAACACTAGTTCCATACTACACCTTAGactacttataattataattataattataattattatattataatgatgtgTGTCATTAAAAAGGATTCTGGATGAAGCTCTTATTATAAGCATATATTTTATTTATTGAAAGATCGGGCTGCATGCCTTTTTATAAAAACAGACATAACAAATTCTCTTGTTTTTCAAAAACTCAATATTTACCGATTTTTTGTTCGAGTATGGTGTTTGAAGAAAATTTGAATGCAGTATGATCAATATGTTTGCAATCCCAATAATTATCTTACTGTGATTCAATGCCTATCTCGGTTTATAACCATCGACGAAATTTTAGAGGGCATATGATGTGTAAGGTATGTGCTGTCACTTAACGGAGTTTTTGACGTTTGTCAGCCTCGTGGACTGCATAAGCAAAACATTAAAATGACGAGGAGTCCCCAAGCAAAACAAAAAGTCTAGTAGGAGCTGAACGTAAAATCTGAGAGAATCACAGGGACTGTACGCGTAATTTTGTCATTCTTTAATCATCGCACTTAAGTAATGTGACGTAATATGCATTCTTGTTGTTAACTCCGTTTGTAAGCCACGAAGCCCTTCGAAATCAATCAACAGACGCAAACACTAATTCCATTCCATTCAATTCAATTAAACGGATCAAATCAAAAAAACCCTAAATCCAAAAATCCACTTTACAATCACAAATCACGACAAACAACACTTCTATACGTACATATTTATCATATAATTTCTATTTATCAATCAATTTCATCCAAATTGATACAATAACTAGTCAAATTTAATAAGGTGTGATGTCTTCAGTTCGCCGGAAATGTCGCCGGCTGCGGTTGTAAATCCATACACCGGGTCAGTTTTCTGTTATCAATTCGAATAATTACAAAACTATTTGTTATTTGTTTAATAATATTAACATGAACTCATCGAATTCGAATTCAACTTATGGTTTTCGTGATTCGAATGAAACGGGTAGTGCAAATTTAGGGTTTAATTCACCACGTGTAGCGGGTTCTAGGGTTCCGGTGGGAACTTTAGGATCAAATCTTTCACGGCCACGGTTGATGAAGATGAGAAAACAAGGTTCGTATAATTCTAGGTCTACTGGGAGGTCCGGTACCCGAGGTGCAGAAGATGTAGGGTTTAATCCGTTTCGGAGTTCGTCTGAATCGGTATTGGGGAGTTTGAGTAATGTGAATGTTTCGAATAGGAAGTTTACCTTTGGTGCGggtagtggtagtagtagtagtaatgacGCGAGTTCGAGTTTGGGAGATCCTAGTGTGGTTCTTGATGATTTGCAGAAAATGCATATTGATAGTGATAATGCTGTGTTTAAGTTTAAGGCGTTTGGAAGTGATAATGATAAGAGGTTTAATGAATCAATGGTCGATCAGTTACCTAAGGAAGTGAATAGATTGAATATTGGAGATTCGTGTAGTACTAATAGTCGAACGGATTATCGGTTTATGAATCCATTTCGTAGCAATGTGGATTCAGAGCTACAAAACGAGATGCGTAAAATGAAcctgggcaaggcgaatgtagaAAGCTTTGTATTTGGGAGGAATAGTAAGAGTGATGAACATTTGGTGGGAAAATCAGAGTTTGTTAGCCGTGGTAAggagcataatgaagaaaataacaaGGCTGATTTGATATCTGATAGGATGGGGAAGATGAAAGTAGGTGGTGATCGAGatgaaagttttaaaagttttgtaTTTGGGTCAAATAGTCAAAGTGGTGGTGATGGTTTTTTAGGAAGATCAGAGCCTGCGAATCTTGTTAAGGCTGATTTGATATCAGATAAAATGCGTGAGTTGAAAGTAGGTGGATCCGTTGATGATACAAATCCTTTGTTTAGTGGAAGAGATGAAGGAAATGTCAAATTTACCTTTTCTAGTAAATTGGATAATACTATTGGGGCTCAAAATGTGGAATTTAAAACACCTGAGATAAAAAGTAACTTTCTTTTTGGTGCTAAAAACATGCCCGAATCGAGGTTAAAGAAAAAGAAAGGAAAGGTTAGGAAGCCTGTTATTGGTCAACCACAGCCTAAACATGACTTTGTGTTCGGTCAAAGAAGTACACTTGAAAATCCCGAAAGTTATGAATCGTACTCGCCAATGGATGTTTCTCCATATAATGAAATTTTAGCTGATAATTATTCTAGAGGTACATCTGTGACATCAGATGATGCTACTTCACAAATGAAAGATCAAATTAGTGTGTCAAGTGAATCACATGTAATAAATTCAAATAATACAACGGATGAAGATTTGCTTGTTGCCACACGACGTTTAAATGTTAATGATGCTGATGTCACAAGTGAAGTTTCTGAGGTGGAAACTTTTAAATCTGCAAAAGAGAACATTGAGTACAGTAGTGATTCTTTTGCTACAGCTTTGGATTCTGAATTGAGTTCCACTGCAACATCTGGAAGTCGAGAAAAAACGAGCACTCCGGTATTTAAATTTAGTTCCAAATTAGAAGATATGAGTAATGATAACTTCACTTTTGCTGCGTCTGTATCTGGTCAAGGTCAACTCTCCCCTGAAACACGTCAGAATAAAAAGAAACATAGGCTAAAGACTGGTCAAGATTCGTATGGGTCAACATCTGATGCTAAAAACTCTTatgcatcatcttcttcttcttcgattttgtctTCTGTGAGGACCCAAAAAGTTGATAAGTCTACGATATCAGGTAAAAATGAGGATAATCATAAGCCGATAAATGAACTACAGTCAAAGCATGGAACTTTATCAACTGCATCAGTCAGCATTGCTGCAGAGGAAACCTGCGAGAAATGGCGATTGAGGTGTGtgattctttttattaaaataagTTTATTTTAATAGTTAGATATTTGTTATGATAATTATCCAGTATTTGTAATCATATTAGACACTCAAATATCAATATTTTTTTCAAGATTCTGAGATAGGGTGTATTGGGTCAACTGACACACATAGTTACTCGTTTTAATAAGTCATTTAGCTCGTCCATTTTACTACCCTTTACAATAAACAGTTAAATATTTTGTTCTTAAAGTGATGTTGATTTATATCAGGGGAAACCAAGCTTATGGAAATGGGGATTTTGCTAAAGCAGAGGATTATTACACCCAGGGGTTAAACTCTGTTTCTGAAACCGAACCATCCAAAGGCTGTCTAAGGGCTTTAATGTTATGCTATAGCAACCGTGCTGCAACAAGAATCTCTCTTGGAAGAATGAAAGAAGCTTTAAAAGATTGTTTGATGGCTGCAGCAATAGATCCCAGTTTTCTCAAGGTTCAAGTTCGTGCTGCTCagtaagtatcaccatttctactGTTTATGTTAATATGTTTTATTGAATTATTGATTATAATATGTGTGTCATGTCATTAGCTTGTTAGTTTCTTGGTTGCTAGAGATTTGACAAGGAAAAGttacaagatttttttttttctttttcttttttcattgTGCCTATGAATGGGTTGATATGTATCATTTATTCAGAAATAGTTGACTGCTAAGTGTttccattttgatgttttaatattataattaacaacaataacaacaatagtaTTCTGAAGGGCCCATTTTGCCACCAGTTTATGGGTTCAATGTGAGTTCCCCTATTCTAATTGCTAGACCAATTTTAGACCTTCCACATTATGAGCTTGACCCTTAATGGGTTGCTAGCACCTAGTGAGAATTGGAAGTTTTTTTTCCCTTAATAATTTAATCCATAACAGATAGTTTTTTTCTTTTAATAATATTTCTTTTATCTTTAGTTGCTACCTTGCTATTGGAGAAGTTGAAAATGCAACTCTTCAGTATATGAAGTGCTTGCAGTCGGGGAATGATGTCTGCATGGACAGAAAATTGTTAGTAGAGGCCTCTGAGGGTCTAGAAAAGGCGCGGGTAtcatttttttctcttttcttatATCAACACTTCTTATTAGTATCATTTATTTGGGTTTTTCTTCAATGATAACTCATTGGTTATTTATGTTTCAGAAATTGACAGAGTGCATTAAGCAATATAATGAACTTTCACGAAGAACACCTGAGGACTTAGAATTTGCGTTAAAAGTTGTTGAAGACGCTCTGCAGTTAAGCAGTTACTCAGAGCAATTGCTTCGAATGAAAGCAGATATCCTATTAATGGTTTGTATAATGCGTTTGTTACTTCAAAATTTCTGTTCGTCTATGGAAAGGCTTACAAACTAGCTGATTTCCCGtggcagtttcgacccatttacttATGAATGGGTCTATTCGGTTTATGTTATATTTTTAACTAGTCAAAATGGTAAAATAGAAAAGATTAGTTTTGAATGAAATGGTTTAATTGGTTGAAAATATCCGAAAGTATTGTTTTTATTGCCTAGAATCTATTAAATCATCACCCAAAATTTTGAATACTATATAAGTAATCTATTTCTGCAATCATATTTGACACATCAATTCTTTATACACAAAAAGGTAATGATTCTGGGAAAAGGCAACTTAGGTCAACCCAATCTGTCCAAGACTAGAGTTACCCTTTTTTGATTAATCACTGTTTGACTCATTACCTAACCCGCCTAATTTACCCCGTGTTTTCTCTTATAAATGTAACTCGGTTTCATTAGAATTTTTGTTTGATTTTGCAGTTACAGCGGTATGATCACGTTATACAGATGTGTGAGCAGACTCTGAGTTCTGCCGAGACAGACACACCGAAAAGCTCCAGCTCATGGAGATCGAACATGATTGTTAAATCCTATTTTTATTTAGGGAAATTAGAAGAAGCTAATGAATTTATAAAAAAACAAGAGAATTCTGGGTATATTACAGAAAGGTATGCTATATTTGTTTCTTATTTAATGTAACTTCTTTATCATTTTTTCCCTTCTTTTTTTATTTCCGGTGGACCAAAATCCGGCCATGTGGAAATTTACATCTTTTTGTATTGAGTTACAGGCTAGAAAGCATGAGTTTGGACTCGATCATACCTTTAGCTGACACAATACGTGAGCTTTTAACTAGAAAGGTACAGAACCAAGTACCTTGTTACATTTTTTTCCTCCTAATAGTTTGTCATAGACCTTAACAAATTTTTTGTGAGTTGTGATATCAATTTCTTACATCAAAGTTGTAATCTTGTTATTTTTATGCAAGGAATCatgtatctaaatatatatatatatatatatatatatatacttttgacaGGCGGCGGGAAATGAAGCATATAAAGCCGGAAAGTATGCAGATGCAGTTGAACATTACACATCTGCGTTATCATGCAGCGTTGAATCACGCCCATTTGCAGCAATATGTTATTGTAACCGTGCTGCAGCTTACAGAGGTTTGGGTCAAGTTGTAGATGCAATTGCAGATTGCAGCTTATCTATAGCTCTTGATCCAACCTATCACAAGGTAAAATGTAATTTATTACGgagtaagaaaaaaaaaaaaaaaaaaactatattacAAACTCTTTTTATCATTACAAACTCTTGGAAAAAAATTGATTTTGGTGGGTTGTATTTGAATATGTTTTGGGCTACTTTCAAACAATTTACTCGTAATTAGTTTTGAGTCCTAGCTAAAAATAAGTGAATTTCCATGTTGAAAATATAATCAAATCAACCCATCTGTAGGATTTCCTGTTAGCTTAGTGATTCAATATGGTGGCCCTCATAAAGCGTTAGATATCAGGTTTGAATCCAATCAGTAAATAACAATGTCAAGAACTCAAAAAGTTCAAACGAGTAGTAATGGGGTCGAACAATGATAACATGATCCCATTATAATCTAAATAAATGAGTGATGAGAGATTATCTAATTGAGAGATTGAGAGGTGGTCATTTTAATTAATTCATTTTTGAATGGGTTCATTATGTTGCTATTAACCATGAATGTGTTGGGTTCAAAATTTAGCCAAAAGGAAAACATAAAAACGTACTGAAAGTTGCTCAAAGTTGTATGCGTACAACCTCCTAAACGACCCCCAATCCAAATATTCAGATTATTTTTGTATTCAAAACTATACACATTATTTTTGTATTCATAACTATACACATTATTATGTACTTTAGTTCTTTCCCGTGGTCATATTTGATGGTTTAAAAAATGATTGTATTTTAATGCCAGGCAATATCTAGACGTGCGAGCTTATATGAAATGATTAGAGACTATGGACTAGCGGCTATCGATCTTCGAAGATTGGTATCTCTTTTGACAACATCACAAATGGATGAAAAGGGCTTTCTTGCTGGAGCAAGTGGTGTAAATGAGCTAATAAGGAAAACTCAGCTCTGGCTTAATAACATTGAAGAGGAATCTAGAAAAGAAATTCCCTTAAATATGTATCTCATTTTGTAAGTttgtattttgtgttaaaagtcataATATTTTAGATAGGAAAACTTTTTTTGTGTTGAATGAAGATTTGATTCATACACATTATTACAGGGGTGTTGAATCAACTGCTGCTGCATCAGAGATTAAGAAGGCGTATCGAAAAGCTGCACTGAAACATCATCCTGATAAGGTTTTTATAATGCGACCTCCTAATTCTGGTTTGGTCAAAACACAGTTGAACTTTGTTGATACTGAATGAACATCTGGGTCAGATTGGGTTGACgggaaacattttttcaaattttgTGATTAGCCTTTGAAATATGATATATTTCCGGATCTAAGATTATGTATTGAAGTTACTCTTCGGGAACATTTTCGACATTTTTGTTAATCTGCCTTTCTATTCAGTTAGAGAGATAAAACATAACTAAATCTACACATTCATAAGTAACTGGGTCAAATTTCTAACTATGTGAATGGTTCTGACGTACCCTATTTTGGTAATGTAGGCGGCCCGATCAGTGAGCAGAAGTGAAAATGGAGATGATGGATTATTGTGGAAGGAAATAgctgaaaatgtatacaaagatgCGGATAGGCTTTTTAAAATGATTGGAGAGGCTTATGCTATTCTTTCAAACTCTTCCAAGGTatcaaaacttatatatatatatatatatatatactgcttTAGATgtattgtttttaaaaaaaaaaaaaaaaaaactaactaaTTTACTAAAAGCTAAAAAAATTGATATATTTGTGAAGTTATTGAGCTTTCTTCTCGTTTCTCTAACTCAATTACACTTAATTAATCAGAGAAGTATTAAACTTTGTTTTTTAACTGGTTTGATTTCTCATATCTTTCTTTCCGAACCTGAGAACAGCAGACACTGATGTCTAGACGATGTATTTATCCTTTTTGTTTTTTTTCCGTTGGGCATTTATTTTAATATGCTGTTTCTGTTTTTGTTATAGAGGTCACAATACGACATGGATGAAGAGATGAGAAATGAAGTGAACAAATATAATAGTAGAAGCAGCTCAGGAAGAATGGCTACAAATGTTCAAAGCCCTTTTTTTGAGCGAAGTGCAAGCAGACGATGGCAAGAAAAGGCCAGCTCGTCATTTAGATATACAACAAGGTATTCTTGATGTTGTTACTTTTGGATGGGATATATATGATCAAACTTCCAAAATGTGAACGGTTGCATGTGAGTATGATTTGTGCAATGATCAAGCAACCTGATGTACAAATCTAAGCCTATGTGGATGGAAAGGAAATAACTTCCCATTTGAGGAAAGTGGGGTTGGCTTGTTTTGTGTATGTACCGGTAATACAATCTTGAAAGCAGCATGTACAAGTGGGGATACGGTTGGATACATCTGTGTTGGTGACATAAAGTGCCAGATGTGTTGTAACACTGATATGCAGAATGGTGAGACAGTTGCATTATACTTTCATTTCATGAGGCGTACAGTAATGGTgttatgtaattttaattttaaacaaATGAATGGAGTGGACTAATTCTTTGATTGATTTATTTATTGTGTTCTCTTAGGAAGTTTTAATGTATCAAACACCTCAAAAGGATTACAACTTGGAAATTTTCATAGAGGGAAAGAtggttctttattttatttttaaattgatTATTATGACAACCaatatcatttaatataatatCAAATAAACTTGGCAATAGTTGTGTTGTAACTCCTGCATTAAGCGGTTCTTCATGCAAATAAATTTAATCAGGGACTGTATCCATCATCCGATCGTTTCGCTTCCATTCCGATTCTATCAATACatttcaatcgatcaactatcaacaACTGAATCTATTGATTCTTGAACTCTCGAAATTGCGAAAGTTAGGGTTCTTGTAAGTTCCTCTTTCGATTGAACTATTTCTTTAGCTATTTGTGGCTAATTTTTTTCGATCTGGTGCATAAATTACTCGAATTTCATGAATATTTGGTCAATTTCTTATTTTGATTAACTATTAATAACGACTTAAGCATACTTACACTCCCGTAAAAGGATTCTTCCTTTTATTTAATAACTAGTTATtgtaccctcgcttcgcgccgggggttcgatttttaatgtattttattgcgtttagtaaaattatttcgtggctaacgatgatgtcgttgaagcgcaactcgagtcgaactaaaaggtataaccatttaaatgttattttaaattaacaatatatgtgcatctctgcgtttcgctatggaattgtcgacttttaaaaatttaacgcaaaatcaacgtgtatgaaaagtaccccaaatacttagcgttttttaaaaagtgtccgttttgcgtatagctagtgacattgtgttcctaaaattatttcgagtttaacgatggtgtcggaaaaatttaactcgttgcgagcgagaagatatgacccgttgaatatttgggtggagtttatttaagattttttatgaaaatggttatttgacactttaccccctgttggggggtcgatttgaattattCAAAAAAATGTGGGGGCCTTTATTGGTAaagatgaaatttagttaaaatttaaaaaaaaaaaaaggtgaaaagtcgaaaatgcccctgatactattcataacttttgtctattagttaatatgtaaatattaaataaaaggaaACTTTCTGTTCTCAACTTACGGCCACTGTACACAACTTTCGGCAATCCTAACACTCCGGTCTACTTCATCTTCTCCGGCCAGGCTTCTGGCTGAGGATGGTATGACCCACATGTCGAAGCCAAATGGCTTTTCGTCTTCAAAGTCGTATGATAATCGTGTAACTTCGTTTCTGATTTTCAACTTCCCGGAGTCATGGTCTCGTGTTGATTGTCAGAGAGTTTTCGAAAAATATGGTGCTCTTAAAGATGTGTATTTTGCACGGAAGAGATTGTCGAGTGGTCAACGCTTTGGTTATGTCCGATTTGAAAGAATTACCGAAATCGAGTCTTTTTCCAATGTCTTGAATTCCATACAAGTTAACGGGAGATGGATTCGAGCTTACAAGGCTTTGGAAAAGAAAGGTGCTCATTATTGTGGTGATTGTGAGAAGACTGCTGTATTTCAGCCCTCTTGCAGCAaccatgatgtagtgacccgaacttttctatgtttatatatattaaatgaaattgatatttacatgattaagtgtttccaacatgttaagcaatcaaacttgttaagacttgattaattgaaataggtttcatatagacaattgaccacccaagttgaccggtgattcacgaacgttaaaacttgtaaaaactatatgatgacatatatatgattatatatatagttaacatgatattatgataagtaagtatctcattaggtattttaacaatgagttatatacataaaattgtgtttattgaattaagaaactcgaaacgatatatataacgattatcgttataacaacgtcttactaattacatatgaatcatattaagatattgttacactatgtttaatcattataaatgataagtaaacatgtcattatgtatattaacaatgaactacatatgtaaaaacaagactactaacttaaggatttcgaaacgagacatatatgtaacgattatcgttgtaacgacatttaaatgtatatatatatcatattaagatatattaatatatcataatatcatgataatataataatttaacatctcattagatataataaacattgggtcaacaacatttaacaagatcgttaacttaaaggtttcaaatcaacatttacatgtaacgactaacgatgacttaacgactcagttaaaatgtatatacatgtagtgttttaata comes from Rutidosis leptorrhynchoides isolate AG116_Rl617_1_P2 chromosome 4, CSIRO_AGI_Rlap_v1, whole genome shotgun sequence and encodes:
- the LOC139844366 gene encoding uncharacterized protein, with amino-acid sequence MNSSNSNSTYGFRDSNETGSANLGFNSPRVAGSRVPVGTLGSNLSRPRLMKMRKQGSYNSRSTGRSGTRGAEDVGFNPFRSSSESVLGSLSNVNVSNRKFTFGAGSGSSSSNDASSSLGDPSVVLDDLQKMHIDSDNAVFKFKAFGSDNDKRFNESMVDQLPKEVNRLNIGDSCSTNSRTDYRFMNPFRSNVDSELQNEMRKMNLGKANVESFVFGRNSKSDEHLVGKSEFVSRGKEHNEENNKADLISDRMGKMKVGGDRDESFKSFVFGSNSQSGGDGFLGRSEPANLVKADLISDKMRELKVGGSVDDTNPLFSGRDEGNVKFTFSSKLDNTIGAQNVEFKTPEIKSNFLFGAKNMPESRLKKKKGKVRKPVIGQPQPKHDFVFGQRSTLENPESYESYSPMDVSPYNEILADNYSRGTSVTSDDATSQMKDQISVSSESHVINSNNTTDEDLLVATRRLNVNDADVTSEVSEVETFKSAKENIEYSSDSFATALDSELSSTATSGSREKTSTPVFKFSSKLEDMSNDNFTFAASVSGQGQLSPETRQNKKKHRLKTGQDSYGSTSDAKNSYASSSSSSILSSVRTQKVDKSTISGKNEDNHKPINELQSKHGTLSTASVSIAAEETCEKWRLRGNQAYGNGDFAKAEDYYTQGLNSVSETEPSKGCLRALMLCYSNRAATRISLGRMKEALKDCLMAAAIDPSFLKVQVRAAHCYLAIGEVENATLQYMKCLQSGNDVCMDRKLLVEASEGLEKARKLTECIKQYNELSRRTPEDLEFALKVVEDALQLSSYSEQLLRMKADILLMLQRYDHVIQMCEQTLSSAETDTPKSSSSWRSNMIVKSYFYLGKLEEANEFIKKQENSGYITERLESMSLDSIIPLADTIRELLTRKAAGNEAYKAGKYADAVEHYTSALSCSVESRPFAAICYCNRAAAYRGLGQVVDAIADCSLSIALDPTYHKAISRRASLYEMIRDYGLAAIDLRRLVSLLTTSQMDEKGFLAGASGVNELIRKTQLWLNNIEEESRKEIPLNMYLILGVESTAAASEIKKAYRKAALKHHPDKAARSVSRSENGDDGLLWKEIAENVYKDADRLFKMIGEAYAILSNSSKRSQYDMDEEMRNEVNKYNSRSSSGRMATNVQSPFFERSASRRWQEKASSSFRYTTRYS